Genomic window (Vitis riparia cultivar Riparia Gloire de Montpellier isolate 1030 chromosome 4, EGFV_Vit.rip_1.0, whole genome shotgun sequence):
TTCATTTAAGTTGTCCATTCTTAAAGCCTCAGATTTcttggaaagagagaaaatgtaaaggaaCTAAATAGTATACGCACAAAATCaagagaatgaaatttaaaagaaaacaattacAGTTAAAGAAATCAGCGACCATGAAACAAGAAACTTAATGTATTAAGTATTTATGAACCCTGACCAGGCCACAACCATCTTGAAAATAAGGAATCTTATCTCTTGTATGCACATGACTGCTTGCACAAGCACCCAGTACCATTCAGATGGTGCACATTGAGGTGGGACCCATCTAAAATACAAGTTGGGTGATTGCATTGAAAGTGTGtggaaaggtttttttttcccttgtaatggaggggggagagagagagaatcacTTACTGCACGGCGGAAGGCAAACATCTCTTCTTGACCCGAAAGCAGTGATATTATGCCAGCTGGTGCACCTCCTGAACCTACATTACCTTCTGCTAAAACATTTCGGCGAAGTTTCCCACCTTCTGTCTCTGTTTCAAATTGGAAACTGGAAAAGGAAAGTCCACCTGCTGTTAATAGTGGCAATTGGCAAACACATTCTTTCCTCTCAGATTACCACCATGACAGAGCTGATAcgatcaaaataatttttcaatttttgcaaTGGAGAAAGAaagtaattatttaaattactATGCTATTTATGGGGCCCTTTTTGAGGTAACAATTGAGGAACTTGCCATAAAGAACACAAGATGAAACACATGAAGCACTCAGCCCTCCTTCAAACTAGATGTTAGATACcatcaaaataaattagttgATTAAGTTACTAAAAGTATCCTCCTTGGATTCAAGaatctaagaaaaagaaaattttaaaatattagtacaTGTGAATGATATTCAACACCTATATAGTAAGTGGCACAATGTGAATGTTCTGTGGTACCACATTAGCATAATGCTGTGGTACCATAAAGACACAAGATATTTTCTCTGTGGTATCATAAAGCCATAAAGGCACTAGATATTTCTCCAAAAGTGGGACCATCCTTCTATAAATCATGGAATGCATCCCAATCAATTATATCAACTTTGAGGAAAACCTCCATACTAAAGGAGGATGCTATCCAATGGTCACCTTCTCCCTTGGGGGATGTCAAGCCTAATCCCCACCTTTCTTCAAAATCTTTCCCTATGTAATATTTCGTTGGCAAACAAAACTAGAACTATAACCTGAAATTTTTTCtgggaaataaaatggaaatgaataCGCATAACCAAGATATGTCTTCTAATCACACAAAAATGTAATAGAACTTGATTGTGCAAAAGAACTAAGAGGCTGGAAGATgtgattaaaaatacaaaaactgaAGAAAATACAAGAAGACAATCAGGAGGTGTCGAGCACAAGCTGAGGATAATGACTACTTGCCTCTCCAAATCAAAAAGGGTTCCCTCTTCAGTTCCTTGGAACAGATCATCAATAGAAGAAGCTGCAGAACAGAACAGGCAGCAATGATGATTGTATAGCTCATCAATAAGGGTGATAAACCTCCTTGCCTGACAAGTGAAACCATGTTGATGTTTGGAACTATGATAAGGATgtacacaaaaaataataataataataataacgaacataataataatgaattcaCTTTATTGATTGATAATGGAGATTGATCCAAAGTTTCCAACCCAATAATATAGCAACATATGTtattcatatgaaaaatatcGAATAGAAAATGTATGCATCCAAATCTATATATGATCCAGATGAGgtgaaaagaagagagaaatataattaattagctcTGGTCTACTGATATTTCAAAGTGGCAAAAAATAGTTCGTGGAGTCTGCCTCAACACCATATTTGCATCAGTGCTAGGATTAACTGGGCTCAATCTAgttcaaaaataactttttccaGCTCAGATAGGGAAAGTTTTGGTAGGTTGAAGCTCAATGAGTCTTACAGAAAATGCATGCATCCAAATCTATATATGATCCAGATGAGGTAAAAAAGAAGACAGcaatataattaattagcttTGGTCAACTGATATTTCAAAGTGGTGAAATATAGTTTGTGGAGTATGCCCCAACACCATATTTGCATCAGTGCTACTCAATTTAGtccaaaaataactttttccaGCTCAGATAGGGAAAGTTTTGGTAGGTTGAAGCTCAATGAACCTCAGGTGGATCATATAACATTTCCAACACCTAGATTTCTGTGATAATCATTCCAATTTAGTTATAATATTGGCACATTTTGGTGGAAATCTTAGCACAAGAGTAGCTTACCTTGTCACGAATACGCATACTCATCACAGGAATGTCAGATATAAAAACAGTGTGATAGTTTTTAGCTACTGCAATATAGTCTGCTGCACCCACCTGAAGACAATCGCATGAAGTAAACATTTGgagaaagaaaaacatgatTCCCTCATAATGTCTTCAAATAGTATGATTAATGAGATCTACTAAGTAAGAACATAAGTCAACAAATAGTTTGCATGTGTAGCAATCTCATGGTTCTTCTTCAAGGACAAGAACATGACTGAATGAGTTCTTGAAAATTAAGACTAGTTTAGTAAGCCTCAAGGAAGAGGGTCATTGAATAACAGTTCATTTTCATTCTAAATGAGGGCAGTTTGCAGGCTGGTCATTTATCTTTCTTGCAGCCAGGTACTTGAGTATAGTTACGTTTTCCTTCTTTAAACTTCCAATGTGCAAATTTGTTCTAGTGACTTGCAGTTCAAGATTGTAAACTTTTCCTACAGCATGCTAGATAAATAGGTTAAATAAGACATCATCTAACAAAATCTCTTGGAAGGGGATAAGTACAATTTCATAAGATTAGCTTGTTATTGGCTTTAAAAACTAAATGCAAAAGCATGAATACATATCTAGAAACAGCAAAAGTTTAATTTCTAAACAAGATCATGAATTCATACAAAGTCAAGAATAATACCGGCCGACCACATAAATAATCGAATTTGAACCGTGCCACTCCATTACAGCTCTCAGGAACCTCCAATGTTCTAGTTTAAATTACAAGAATGTCTTTCAGCATGATAAGGTGCATTTATTAAATTCACAAGATTCAGTTTGAAAAATACCTGCCAAACATCACCAGAATAGTACTAGATATAACCTTTCCTCCTGATTGGTTTATGACCTCATGCCACATTtcctcaaatttcttaaaagcAATACCATCTAAAGGCCAGAAGTAATGGGCCTGCATTTATGCAATTAGATTTTAACCAGCAGAAAGAAAGACTTGGTCAAACACAGAGACTAAAGGTGTATTTTTAGTGTTACTTCCAAACTAGATGGTCAAATAAGTTGTTCCTAAATGAATGTATCTGAATAAGGACATAGacatagatgagaaaaaaaaaatacaagaatgaATGCACCATGAAAAGTTCGAAGAAGCACCAGAAAGTGACAAGACAAGAAATGATAAGATAGTATTCCCACATGGAATGAAAACCTACAACTCCAGTACAATAATCACAGCTCCATGACTATATTAAACCTCAGCTCCACCAATAACCACTACTTaccttctttctctctccctaTCTAATATCTCCATCATCTCTCAACTTGATctgactcttttttttttttttttgccttatgATCTCCCTGCTTTCTCAGATCtgcctttttctctttatttttcatccTTTGAATTTAAATGCACCCTAAAGAGGATGAAATTTGGACACCCCAAATAGTAAAAAGTAAAGGCTTTGTTGTTGTTACCGTTTTATTTACATGAAAGTGAGACAAGAGAAATtgtatcattaaaaaaattaggttcAAGGAAGGATGGGTTATCCTTCAAGCTAAGCGGAATGAGGAGGCCAAAAGATCAAACTGTACAACAGAGCTTCAAAATACACCCAAAAGAACACCAGCCTAAAACCCACATGAACCCAAtcatctcctttttcttttatacccGCAAAACTAATCAGAAAATAGTTCTCCTTTCATAATTGGTGCAGATAATTGTATCAACCAAGTTGAAATAAATAGTAGACATTGTAATAAACTACATAAATAAGTAATTGGCCTAGTGTAGTAAAGGATTTTAAActctcccattaaaaaaaagaaaagaaaaaagagtccAAATTTCTGAATAGatcattttttatcaaccaggtttaaaaataagagaatggtAATGAAGCTgtgatatataatttataactaAAAGTTTATATCTTGAAAGgattttaataaatagaaaaatattaaatatgtttttatgcttaataatcataaatcattgttaaatttgaacaattatttttaatatgagaaCATAAACTGTTTGTCAACAAACTAAGTTTAACAAAATATAGTATTCTAACAAAACAAGCGAGTTTATGTAGTTTATTTCAAGAAATTGTTGATACCAAATGTTATAGACAGAACAGTTGTGGTAGTATGGTATACATTCCTTGTGCCTATATATATTCTATTGGTCTTGCATTCAGATGTTAGAATAAATGACTACATAAATGTTATTCTATCCTTGAATTTTCTCAAACATACCTACTAGCAAGCATAAAATACATATTAGTCATGTATGCAATTTATTTACAGATGTTGCCTAATTCTTCAAATGTTCCTTTGGCACTGTTTAAAGTTTATCACACAATTTCATATTTTACAACTAATCTCTACTCTAGGTAAAATTCTTTCTACTCAAGATAGATATATCCATAAACCTTGATAGTATCATCAATCACTGATGTTCTATTCATTGTTTAGaattaaatcatgaaaaaactTCATCAAGTCATGAATCTGAGATAAGATTTGAATCAACAGTAGAATTTGCTTAGGctctctcactttgtttataGATCTCTGTGCAATAAGGCGgcgataatcaatctcatttcCAATCAAAACATTCTCACAGTGCCGCTCCAATTTGGCAACAAGCTTTAGGAAGATCTCCTTCTGCATGCCATCCTGCAAGAGCAAGATTTGTGAGGAAAAGGAAATGTAAATATTGAAAAGCATTTCAACTCTGAAACCCTAAAAGTGGGTGATTCTTATCATTTGTAAGTGAACATAGAATAGAAAACCAAGAAATATCTACAGCATGATCAAGGTCCATAAATTATTGTCAACGTGTTTTAGCAGACAAATACTGAGCCAAAAATGCCTTGAAGAATTCTTGCCTaacaatatataaaagttaaactGATAAAATAAACTGACATCACGTGTCAGAAAAAAGGAGTTGGCAATGAGTCCATTTGAAAACACACCTGGTTTAAATCATTTGGTGCTCGATTACTGGTGGCCACAAGAACAGTTCCAGTACTCAACAATCTGCTTATAATTCCAGATAAGGCCACAACAGCAAATACATCAACAGTCTGCAATAGAAAGCAATAGTTTTTAATTCAAGAAATGAGCTGCAAAGTTAATAAGAAACTTATACTCCATATAAAATGAACTTGAAACGTAAATTTGAGTGTTCCACATCAAGTGAAGGAGCAGTTAATAATATAACTTCAGACAATAGGGcagaaaataatgatatatatatatagatgatattttattaactcaaccacaAAAAGGGTATCTTAACTAGTTTAGTGTCCAACTTCTGAAAGTGATCTCATACAGGGAGGGCTAGAGAGAAAGGACAGCAGAACTTATGTACCCCCAGACACAATAAAAGGATGAGGACTTTTTCCTTCATCTATCATCTCTAGTTCCATCAACTGAGAAAGAAACCCCAAGTAAAGCTGTGGCCCCCTTGTTGCTTTTAGGGCAAAGTTGCTGAAGCAAGTCTAAAGGCCAACTTTCTTTGTTTGTGAACTCTGAAGGAGACTGAAGAAGAATGCATTTTTGAGTCAGCATTTATTTCCTTTGCATTCTATTTTGGTCTAGCAGTAATTTAGACAATAATGTGAAGGCGGCCTTCAGAGAGCTTACGCAGATGATATGGAGCTACAATCTTAAGTTTAAAAGGGGCATTTGTGTTCCATGTCTAAAACCTGGAGAGAAATAGCTGAGTACTCGGTGTAACTCCTAAATGAAAAATAACGTGCACTGAAAAACTACTTGACAACAAACATTAATTCTATCACTGCTACAGTCAAGAAATTCTATGTGATCCAAAATCAGACCATGACATATTGTGGTTTTTTATATCACCGGACTGCAAGAGAAGAGTTGATTGCTCTAGATGAACGATTATCAGACGACCAGGCTTGTTAAAACCTTTACTCCCCTTTCAATTTTGATCAACAAACAAGATAAGATATTACTTCCTTGGGGTGTCTTCTTTTATAAAACATCTGGGGAAACTCAGTTATCCAGTAGAGGATAATTATATGTTAATCTTTACATTCAGTAGGTGGTTTAAAAACTCAACCATGAAATAGTATCATCATTTTTT
Coding sequences:
- the LOC117912548 gene encoding putative ATPase N2B isoform X3, giving the protein MEEAELKQQGDIGTTVSKYRNRLVERWMFRKKPDNVEPGVGKWVSYLNREKKLDTVIGRRPTPPPAPKGLYLYGSVGSGKTMLMDMFYSATEGIVKHRRRFHFHEAMLEINEHMHKVWKNQVEEKSLQSNISSWIMNLPFDTKVKEWLAAEERYKHEVQMKNILPAVADKFLVDREMDQRGASILCFDEIQTVDVFAVVALSGIISRLLSTGTVLVATSNRAPNDLNQDGMQKEIFLKLVAKLERHCENVLIGNEIDYRRLIAQRSINKAHYFWPLDGIAFKKFEEMWHEVINQSGGKVISSTILVMFGRTLEVPESCNGVARFKFDYLCGRPVGAADYIAVAKNYHTVFISDIPVMSMRIRDKARRFITLIDELYNHHCCLFCSAASSIDDLFQGTEEGTLFDLESFQFETETEGGKLRRNVLAEGNVGSGGAPAGIISLLSGQEEMFAFRRAVSRLIEMQTPLYLEGVCDLHPYFQIQPQELRDDNARTLQSQTTC